The genomic stretch TATCACACTTTCGTGAATTGGTATGATTTTTGGGATTGTGGAAGCGCCCCACAAGCCATTTAGGATTGCGATATAATCTTCTATTAATGTTTATGGTTTATGATTAAAACTTTAGTCAATTATTAAATTTTTAGATCATCAACTGTACATAAAGAATGCGATCGCTGGCTCTTCTGATCAAAAATTGCTTATTAGATGTAGGCATTAAAGTAAATGTTACAGTTCGACGCAAGCGGAAAGAATTGCATGTTTTGCTAGAGTCTACCTATTTTGGCGATCGCCAATTGCTAGTGGAAGAGATCACTAAATGCTTTACAGATATCGACGATAGTTTAGAAGCCGCTAGAATTTACACCTTTCTATTTGGTCAACCATTACCACAATGGGTAGAAAAAATTGATTTTTCTCATCCTCATAGAAATCCGCAAGATCATTTAGATAAAGAGAAGCAATCAGATCCAAATGTAGATATAAACTCAAAAGAAACAATTGTATGCGATCGCTTTATTGTCTGTGGATTAGGTAGCTTAGGGCAGCATATCGTATTTAATTTAAAAAAGTTTGCCTATAAGGAATATGAAGTCAAAGTCTGTGGAATCGACAAAGTACAACCCGAAATCACAGAGTTTGATCACTTTGCTGAACTTCTCGATGACTCAATTACTTTGGGAGATTGTCGCCGCACCGAAGTATTAATTAAGGCAGGAATTGATAACTGTCGGGCAATTGTTCTTGTTACTAGTAATGAGAATGTAAACATTGAGGCGGCGATTGCAGCCCGACGGCTAAATCCCAATGTCCATATTGTGGTGCGGTCTTCGCGACAAAACCTCAATCAATTACTTAAGGATCAACTCGGAAACTTTGTTGCCCTCGACCCTGTAGATCTTCCTGCGGCTGCCTTTGCGGTAGCAGGTTTAAGTGAAGGCACATTAGGTCTATTTCAAATTGGCGATCTCAAATTGCGAATAGTGGAATGCACTGTGACAGCAGATGACTATCGCTTTGTGAGAAATCCTGCCTATCTACTACACAAAAAACATTTACGACTATTGAGTATCGCCGATCTAAATAATGATCGCTTATTCTTTCAATGGCATCCTGAGCAATTTGTGCAGGTTGGTGATAGGGTTACATTTATTGAATATGTTGATCAAGATTTCATTACTAACCATCGTTATGTTGAGCTAGCTTATTATTCCCAACCTCCTCAAGCCTCGAATTGGCAAAGACTTGATCAACTATTACAGAAATATACAGGTTCAACCTTTTGGAAATTCCAATGGAAGCAGATGATTGCTTGGTTTCAGGCAGTGCGATCGCGCCGTCTCATTCTCTGGGGCATCATTACCGTGATTGTTCTATTAGGTCTTAGTTCCGTAATTTTGTTTTTCAATGTGCCGAATATTTCATGGCAAAAGGCAATCTCAACCAGCATGATCTTACTGTTAGGTGGTTATGGTGATGTCTTTGGAGGACTAGGGGAAGACCAAGTGCCTTTATGGGTAATGCTCTTTTGTCTAATGATTACTTTAATTAGCTTGCTATTTGTCTTAGGTGTTTTAGGACTCATTGCCGATCGCATTCTCAGTTCCAAATTTGAATTTTTTAAGCGATCGCTACCTTTGCCCACCCATGATCACATTGTTCTCATAGGATTTGGTAGACTTGGACAGAGAATTGCTGATCTCCTATTCAAGCTCCAACTTCCATTTGTCATCGTTAGTGAAAATCCTAATGATTGCGATCTGGCGGACAAAGTGCCTTGGTTTACTGGCAATATTATCGAAGAATTATCGAAAACCAACTTGGCAAGAGCCAAAAGTATTCTATCTGTTACCGATGATCAAATGCTGAATCTCGAAGCTGCCTTGCTAGCTCGTGATGCTGCGAAAAAGATTAACCGTGACATGAATCTTGCCATCCGCACTTACGATCGCTACTTCAGCGAAAACTTGGCGGAACTCTTGCCCAATTCCCAATCTTTTTGTGCCTATGCCCTCTCGGCAGAAGCATTTGCAGGGGCGGCATTTGGTGAAAATATGTTGAGTCTATTTCGGCTCAATCAGCGCACAGTCTTAGTCGCCGAATATATTATTTCTGAGCAGGACACTTTGATCGGCAAAAATCTCTCGCAAATCGCCTATGGCTATACGGTTGTACCGATCTATTTAAAAACCTGTGAGCCAAAAGCCAATGGTCATAGTGAGTTCTTTATGCCATCAGATGATGAGGTAATGAAAATAGGCGATCGCCTAACGATTTTGGCTTCGATCTCAGGACTACGACGAATTGAGTTAGGCAATCTCTATGCTCCCAAGCGTTGGCAGTTACGCGCTAAGCCTCCCCTCAATTCTAGTGTGCTACTTGATGCTGGCAATCAACTCAAAAATATTTCAGGTTGCGATCTAGAGCTTGCCCGTCGGTTTATGCAAAGTTTACCCGCCGCGATCGAGTTGCCGATGTATGACACTCAAGCCTATCGCTTAGGACAAGCCCTAATGAGACTGCTGCCAATTAAAATCTATCCGTTATAAAAGAAAGCATAGTAAGCCTTACAGTGCTTTCTTTTAACATCAGTTCGATAGGAGTGATCGCGTTTAATCCTAAATGGTTTGTGGAATCTCACCCTAAAAGGGTGAGATTCCACAAACCATTTAGAAATCACGTAGAAGAATTGGTGTGAAACAGTCGTGATGTGCTGCATTTGCCACACTCAGTAAAGAACTGTAAACCACTCTTCCGAATCTTTTCGCGATCGCCACAGCTTGAACAAATATTTTTAATTGCCGTATTTTTATCGCAGTCGTTACATTTAAAAAAGTAACTATGCACATACAAAATTGACAGATTTGAGCTTTGACAATGGGAGCAAATATTTTGAGAACTTGGATTGATTTTTACGACTGGTTTTACGACGGGTTTATGGTTAATATCTGCTTTTTGGGGCAATTCTGAGGTAGTAGAAATAATTTTCTTTTGAGATAAATCTGGTTTTACTTTAGTGATCGATTTCAAATTTGGGTCAGATCCAACACCTGTCGGAGGAACATTAGAAACTATGGGTGTGCTATCACCTTTCATTGAAATGACTTTAGCTTTTGCTGGTTTATGTTGTGTTAGTAAGAACTGACTAATTCTTAGGACTTCATCTTTAGCCAAATCATAGGGAATCTCTAAACTAAGATTGAATAAACTATCTTTTTTGCGATACTCTGTCACGATTGCCTGCACCCTTGTAGCTACTTGATCGGCTTTGCAAACAATATCAAGCTTGTCATTCTTCGGACGATTAATAATGCCAGAATCTGAAATCGCTACTAACACATTGATCGGCATTTTTGTAAAATGTGACTGTCTGCCGATAATTGTCTTATTGAGGAGATCTCCAACATGATCCTCCAAGTAGTCTTTGAGAAATTTCCCTTGTCGTTGCGCTTGCAAAATTGGTGATGGCATTCCTTGCCAAGAATTGTTAAACCACCGTTTCCATTCACCGAGTTCATTTACTTCTACACGAGTTGTAACGCTCTTACTTTCAATGATGACCATTCCATACCGATGTAATAGCAAATGATCGATCTGGCAAGCATCATCATCTTTTTCCAACCGTAAATTGTTGAAAACTAGTATTTGTGGATCGTCTTTAAATTCTCTTTTTAAATAAAAAGCTAGCTGAGATTCAGCATGATATCCAGCCTGTCCAAATTTATCGGTTGCTTCTATGTGATCTAGTTCTTTAATAATCATTGCTTTTATAAACCCCCAAACGCTTTTTAACTTTTATCCCAGCAGATATACAGCATTCCTAAATCATTTGTAGATTTTTGGGTTTGTAGAAGCGCATCCCTTTGGCATGCGCTTCTACAAACCCTTTAGGATTGCTATAGAAACCCTTAGTTATTCATTTTAGGCTAATTTTTAGTCATTAAAGTAATCGTTTAGATCGGGATTTTGTGAAATTATGCAAGGTTTTTCTAGCAATGGAATAGCTTGCATCGCAAAAAAGGATGATGCAAGGCGAAGATCTGTATCGGTTTCTTTGCCTCAGATTATCTTCACTTTTATTCTCTATATTGACTACAGAGTTACAACCCCATGATTACGAAGTAAAATTTTACTTCTAAACTAAATGACAATAGAATCTCAAAAGAATATTGTATTGATCGATGACGATGAACATATTTGCGAAGTTGTGCAGTTTTGTGTAGAAATATTCAGCAAATGGAAAGTGATAACTGCTAGAACAGGACAAGAGGGATTAGCCGTGATTTCCTCCGTCAGACCTGACGCGATTTTACTGGATATACAAATGCCAGAAATGGATGGTTTTGCTGTTCTCGAAGAACTAAAGGCTGATCCTCAGCTTGTGAATATCCCTGTTGTGTTATTGACTGCTCTCGTCGAACTAACCGAACCTCAAAATATTGCTCAGTTAAGAGTCAAAGGAGCGATCTCTAAACCTTGTCATACCACCCAAATTTCTTCTCAAATTGCTCAGATTCTCGGTTGGTAAAATAACGTCAGTTCGGGTTAAGCTGGCAAATTTTAAAAGTCAAAAAGTAAAAGCCTTGCTATGCAAGGCTTTTACTTTTTGACTTAGAGAGAGGTTGGCGTAGCACCTTCTCTCTAAGCATCTCTATCTCTTGAACTGTAACAAAAAAGAGGATGTGCAAAGCACATCCTCTTTTTTGTTAGTAGTTAGCTAAACTGCTTTGTTAGCAGCATCGACTTCAGCGAAAGTTTTATAGCATTTCTCAGAGTCGTAGATATGACAGCGATCGCCAATATCCTTCATCAGTTCCCATGAAAACTTAGTCTTATACATATACTGTCCCCAATTTTCATCTAGAGACTTGTGCGCTAGACGCAAGTTATAGGAAGGAATACCAGTAGAAACATGGTGAGGAACATGCACATTAATATCGTGACATAGCCATTCCACCCAAGCTGGATAGTCGCAATGCACAGTTCCAGTTAGCTGATCAGTTGCAGCTTGCCATTTGTCTGGACTCTTAAACTGAATATCTGGCATCGTGTGGTGAACGATGGTGAAGGTACTCATCCAGAAGTGATAAACTAACCAAGGCATCAAAAAGAAATTGATAAATCCTAAGAAACCTGTGGTGTAAATCAAAACAGGAATCGCGATCGCGCCAAACACGATCACTAAGCGATAGGAAAACTTCACTTGTTTTTGTTGACGCTCAGGATAGAGACTGGCATCGAAGTGTAAATTTGCCCAATGAATAATCGATCCAATCCACCAAAAACGGGTACGAATTAGACGATATACACCAGAAATCAGTCCCTTACCTTGTTCATACTCTTCGACAGTGAAGGGATACCAAGCATTATCTTCACCCATTTTATTGGTATGCAGGTGATGGTGATCATGCTTGAAACGCCAACCGTGGAAAGGATATAGGAGTGGCAAAAAGGCAATATGCCCAACGAGGTCATTTACCCAGCTCTTGTTAGAAAAGGAGCGATGTCCACAGTCATGACCGATTACGAACCAACCTGTTAGGGCTGTACCTGTAAAAATCCAAGCGAAAGGTAACAAATACCAAGGCGAGAAGGCAATGCTGGCATAACCAAGCGCGGCGGCTGTTACGGAAAACAATACACCCAACCAAGCTTTGAGAGGCTTTTTCTCAAAGTATTCGGAGGGGATAGTTTTAATGATGTCGCGGAGGGTGGTCTCAGGCGTAAGAGTGTGTGAGGAGTTTTGTATGGCAACCACTACTGAGCACTCCCTGCGGTGGTCAATCTTTGACGGCTCAAGCTTTGCAATTGCTGAAAAAGAACATCAATGTCGGATTGCAATTCCGCTAGTTCAGCTTGAACTTCTTCGGAATATAACTTTTTGGCGGTTACGTTCAATGTAGAAATCTCTTTTGTTGGGGCTTCAGTTTGTTTGCTCATACTTTCCTTTAAAACGCTTTTAAAACGTTGCGATCACACCACAAAAATATTTATGACTCAGATTCTAGCCTATGTTATGTGTATTTTTGTATACCCATAAACATATCTAATGAGTAATTATACGGATATGGATAATTTCCTCTGTCGCTTGCGCCACACTTATACCTAGAGATAAGTTGTAGCTAAACAGACAGGTTGTAGAAAACTATTGTTCCTCTAGTTGCGAGATGGTTGCAGCTTATGATCAAGCTTAGTATTTAGTGCCAAGAGGGGTATCAGCAAATAGAATTGGCGCGATCGCGGCAGCCGATCCCAAGCGATCATCAAGATATTCTTCGAGACTGTAGTACTGATCCATGCGATCGCATAATCCTTCTGGGCTAAGGCTTTGGATATTGTGACTGATGATATAGCTTTGGGCAGCCGAACCACGGAAGGCGGCAAAGGCTTCTTCGCAATAAGCCTGTTTAGAATCACGGGAAGCTGAGATCCAATCAGAGCCGTGCATATTACCACTGAGAATCGGTTGACCATTGGCTGGAATCACGGGACGACGTTCTGCGGCGATCGCTGGATTCGATGTCATGCAAAGGATCGCCACAAGAATTAAGCAGCAATTAATCAGGATACCTAAAATTTTGTTCATAATCCACTTGAAGTTAATCAAAAATTAATAAAAAGGCTTTGCGAAAAGACAGCTTCAATATTGATACAAGTCTTGTTCCTCAAGGGTTTGCCAAGGTTTAGCAATAGGGTTGTCAATCATAATCTTGAAAAATTTGAAAAATTTTTGGAGTTAACTGATCCCAGCGCACAAGGCATTAAGGTTTGATAACAATTACTGATTAATCGCACAAACCATATCAAAATGGTAATTGCAATGCTATCGAATAGGTTGTGCAATCAAATTTCTAGGGATTTTTAAAATTTTTCTTAAAAGCTCAGTTATGATGATTTCATTAAACTGGTGTTGTATACGATACAGAAAAAATTCATTTCTTCAAAAGGATTTTGTGCTTAGATAAAATCTTGTGCTTTTCCTCGGATAACTCTCCAAGAACATTAATTTATTACATTCCCAAGCCCGCCCAATGTCCGAACATTATCTAAATCATCCTACTTTTGGCTTGCTATCTCGCCTATGTAGGGTCGATGAGTTTCGTAGTTTATTTACTACGCTCTACGCACAAAGGTTATTCTTTCTGATTACCAATAGTCCTGAAGGTATTCAATTTGAGCCTGTCTCGCGAGCAGATGCTAAGCTCATGGTTGAAAATCAGATGCGATCGCTACGTCGCATTGGTTCTGATACGGATCAAAAAAATCTCCAACATATCTACAAACGCACTTTTTCCCAATGACCTCGCGTATTTCTCTCAAGGCTGCGGCAAAAATTAATCTTTACCTAGAGATTACGGGCAATCGACCTGATGGATATCACGATTTGGTGATGATCTTGCAGAGTATCGATCTATGCGATCGCGTCGATATTCGGAAAATTGGTATAGATGATATTCAAGTAACTTGTACTAATCCTGAAGTACCTTGTGATCGCAGTAACCTTGCTTATAAAGCTGCTGCCTTGATGCAGAGTAACTTTCCAGAAATTGGGGGAGTCGAGATTGCGATCGACAAACAAATTCCGATGGGAGCTGGTTTAGCTGGGGGATCGGCAAATGCGGCGGCGGTTTTAGTGGGAATTGATCGCCTGTGGAATTTAGGACTTACCCAGTCACAGATTTGCGAGCTTGCGGCGCAGTTAGGTTCTGACATTCCCTTTTGTGTAGTTGGTGGTACAGCTTTAGCGACAGGTCGTGGAGAGATTTTATCGCCATTACCTGATCTCAAGGATTTGGTTCTCGTAATTTGCAAACCTCGTCATATTTCGATCTCCACCGTCTGGGCATATCAAACCTTCCGATCACAGGGTTTGCTAGCGAACAATCCTGCTAAACATGAGGCGCTCTCTAGTCACATGGTGGCGGCGATCGCGGCGGCTGAAGAATCTACACCCACAAAAATCGGGCGGTTGCTGTATAACGATTTAGAACGGGCGGTATTGCCTGAGTATCCTGAACTTGTAGATCTAAAAAATAAATTGCTGGAACAGGAATGTCTCGGTGCAATGATGTCAGGTTCTGGCTCAACGATGTTTGCGATCGCCGCAGATTTAGATCGCGCCCATCAAATCGCTGAAGCCGTCAGAACCGATGATATTGATGTATGGGTCGTGAAGAGTTTAGTTAGATCGATTTTTGATGCTTGATTTTTACCTTAGACAAGGGGCTTAAGCCCCTTGTCTAGAATTAATCGCTAGTTTCTTGTAAGCGATCACGATCTAGTAACTCTATCTGTGAGCCATTGATAGCGATTAAGCCTTCACTATTGAGCCGATACAAAGCCCTTGATAGAGTTGCGGGAATTGTTCCTAATCTTGCGGCTAGTTGAGTTTTCGTGACATCTAAAGTGATGATATTCGATTGATGGTGGCGATCGCTTAAATCTAATAGGTAAGAAGCTAATCTTTGCGGTACATCTTTGCATGACAATTCCTCGACCATATGCGCCAGTTTGCGCGAATGTGTAGCCAGACTCATCAGCATATTAATGGTGATCGCAGGATATTGATGGAGCAATGCTAGAAAAGCTAATCGAGGGAAAAAGATTAACTCTGTATATTCCAAAGCGATTGCGGATGCGGGGAAACATTTTCCATCGAGGGCAGGGACTTCGGCAAAGTAATCGCGCACACCTAGCAAATGCATGATTTGTTCTTTACCGTTAGATGCCATTTTAAATACCTTGACTCTCCCCTCTTGCACCACAAAAAATCCCGTTGCTTCACTGTCTTGGATAAAGATCATTTCTCCCTTTTGAAACTTTTGCAGTTGCGAAATTTGGACTAGTGGCTCAAGCTGCTCTAGAGATAATCCTTGAAAAATTAGAGTTGTTTGTAACCAGTTACTTAATTCGGATTTATGCACTATCTGCCTCAATGTGATCGCCAGCGATTTTTACAGGTGATTGACATCTATTCTCTCAAAAATCACAAGATATAGCAGTCCTAAATCATTTGTGGATTTCTAGGTTTGTGGAAGCGCACCCCTTTGGGGTGCGCTTCCACAAACCATTTTAGGATTGCTATATCTGCGGGGCAACTTTATTTGCAGTTTTGACTTAAATCAAAGGATTTTAGTGGATATTCTCCTATGCTGTCCTCACAAGACAAAAGGAAATTCCATGACAACATTGTTTGAAAAACTTGGCGGTGCTGAGGCTGTTGACCTAGCAGTAGATCGATTCTATGAAAGAGTATTGCAAGACGATCGCATCAAACACTTTTTTGCGGATACCGATATGGCAAAACAGCGATCGCACCAAAAAGCCTTTCTCACCTACGCCTTCGGTGGTACGGATAAATACGATGGTCGCTATATGCGCGAAGCTCACAAGGAGCTAGTGGAAAAGCAGGGCTTAAACAGCAGTCACTTTGATGCGGTTGCCGAAGACTTAATGATTACGCTCAAGGAGATGGGAGTTTCCGATGAACTCTTGGCAGAAGTGGCAGCAGTAGCGGCGGCTCCACAACATAAGAAAGATGTTTTGAATGGCTAAATATTTGCCAAGATTTCGGCGGAGCCGAAATCTTGGCACAGATAAAAAGGAGATAAAAGATATGACCACTTTTCAAATTAGTGACACCGTAGGTGACATCGTTCGAGATCGCCCTTCCCTTTCACGGTTGTTTGAGCAAGCCAAGGTTGACTATTGCTGTGGTGGCAAGAAAACACTTGATGAAGCATGTCGTAAACAAGGGATTGATCCTCAAGTATTTCTCACACAGTTAGAAGCGATCGCTACTGTAAGTCAGGAACCAGAGCTAAACATCACAACTTTATCTCTAACGGAACTAGCTGATCACATCGAGCAAACCCACCATGCTTACCTCCACACAGAACTTCCTCGTTTAGAACGAATGGTCACAAAAGTTGCGGCGGTACATGGCGATCGGGAACCACGTCTACATCAAATAAAGGATATCTTTTTAGCGGTATCCCAAGAACTAGCAACACATTTGCAGAAAGAAGAACGGATTTTATTCCCAATGATTCGTCAGTTAGAAGCTAGTGCCACAACTCCACAATTCCACTGTGGCACGATCGCTAATCCTGTGCGTCAAATGGAATTTGAACATGATGATACAGGCGTTGCGCTGGGTCAACTGCGTCAACTCACTGAAAATTACACTCCCCCTGACTGGGCTTGCAATACCTATCGAGCCATGCTGGATGGATTGTTGAATTTTGAGCAGGATATGCACCAACATATTCACAAGGAAAACAATGTGCTGTTTCCTAAGGCGATCGCTCAGGAGCAATCCAAAGCTAATTAGAGACTAAGCGATTAAGGCAGGTCTCGCCTGTAAATCACAAAACATTAAATCACAAGCTTGTAATTTTAGGCGTGACACAATTCGCAATTCGTGAGGATAACGAGGACGCGGATCACCTACTAACCAGATTGGCGGAACCATCGTTGCCTCATACCAATCAATCTCGTATAAAACATCTGGTTTCGCTTTGAGTTCTACTATGGTTCTAGGTAGATATTCAAATACTTCATCCCAATCAATCCCTGTATTCATAGTTTGCGCCCCTTGATGAAAGTTTTTTAAATTAATTGTTAGTTGTCAAAGCCCAAAGCAACTGCATAAAAATATAATTATTTTTGTATTTATTTTTACTAAATTTTAGGGTGATCACCAATGCTGCGTCCATAAGTCAACAAATCTTGATATAAGGTATTCCAATGTTATTTAAAATTTTAGTTGTTTTGCATATTTTGGGAGCCACTGTCTGGACAGGCGGGCATCTGGTGCTAGCGGCAACTGTTCTACCTCAAGCACTCAAACACCAAGATCCCGATCGCATTCATCAATTTGAAGAACATTTTGAAGGATTTGGACTGACGGCTCTGTTGTTGCAGGTGACTACAGGGCTATGGCTGACATGGACTTATTTCCCGAACTTCCAAAACTTTTTTGCCTTTGATTCCTATCTATCTACTTACATCGGTATTAAGTTACTTCTATTATTAGGAACGATCGCATTAGCAATTCATGCGCGTTTTTTCATTATTCCCAATCTTACGAAAGAAACTTTGAATTCCTTGGCTTATCACATTATCGGAGTTACTACCTTAGCTGTTTTATTCGTGATTTTAGGCGCAGGTATTCGTGTTGGTGGTTTTTAGATGGGCATGATTAAAAGACTAATTCTCAATTTTCCTGATTGATTATGGAGTTTGCCCTATGACAATTTCTCCTACTAACTCTAATTCCGCCGATGCTGTCTCTCTAAGCGAACCAACTCACAATTCCCATTCTCATTGGTATCGTCTCACCTTTTCCCCTGAGCATGGAGTTTATATTGTTCTATTTGGCTCATTTCTCACAGGAGCAGCATTAGCGCAACAATGGACGCTTAACACTACGCTTGCTCTAATTTGTACCTTTGCGGGATTTCAGGCAGAACATCCACTGGTATTGCAAATTAGACAGAGACGGAGTTGGAAGCCACGCTTTTTAGTGTGGGGTGGCATTTATGGTGGCATCTCATTAGGGATTGCAATTTATCTGTATCTGCAAACGCCTGTGTTGCTATGGCTATATTTGGGCGCGATCGCTACCCTCGTGATTGATGCGATCGCTGTTTTCTATCGTCAGCAAAAAGCGATCGCTAATGAAATCCTCACCTTTGCTGCCGTTTGTCTTGCTGCACCCTTTGCTAATGCTGTCGCTAGCGACACGATCACTATTTCTGTATTGGGATTGTGGCTATTAAATACGCTCTTTTTTAGCAGTGCGATTTTTACGGTAAAGCTGCGTAAACCGAAAACTGCTTCCTTGATGCCGAGTTTGATTTATCATGCGATCGCGAGTTTCGTTATTGCAGGACTTTGGTATTACGATTGGCTGAACGCATTCTCAGCTTTAGCTTTTGGAGTAGCACTACTTAAGTTTGGATTGATTTTAGGACTGCGCGAATGGTATCAGACCACGCGAATTCAAAAT from Pseudanabaena sp. Chao 1811 encodes the following:
- the ric gene encoding iron-sulfur cluster repair di-iron protein, whose protein sequence is MTTFQISDTVGDIVRDRPSLSRLFEQAKVDYCCGGKKTLDEACRKQGIDPQVFLTQLEAIATVSQEPELNITTLSLTELADHIEQTHHAYLHTELPRLERMVTKVAAVHGDREPRLHQIKDIFLAVSQELATHLQKEERILFPMIRQLEASATTPQFHCGTIANPVRQMEFEHDDTGVALGQLRQLTENYTPPDWACNTYRAMLDGLLNFEQDMHQHIHKENNVLFPKAIAQEQSKAN
- a CDS encoding fatty acid desaturase, with translation MVAIQNSSHTLTPETTLRDIIKTIPSEYFEKKPLKAWLGVLFSVTAAALGYASIAFSPWYLLPFAWIFTGTALTGWFVIGHDCGHRSFSNKSWVNDLVGHIAFLPLLYPFHGWRFKHDHHHLHTNKMGEDNAWYPFTVEEYEQGKGLISGVYRLIRTRFWWIGSIIHWANLHFDASLYPERQQKQVKFSYRLVIVFGAIAIPVLIYTTGFLGFINFFLMPWLVYHFWMSTFTIVHHTMPDIQFKSPDKWQAATDQLTGTVHCDYPAWVEWLCHDINVHVPHHVSTGIPSYNLRLAHKSLDENWGQYMYKTKFSWELMKDIGDRCHIYDSEKCYKTFAEVDAANKAV
- the pipX gene encoding transcriptional coactivator PipX — protein: MSEHYLNHPTFGLLSRLCRVDEFRSLFTTLYAQRLFFLITNSPEGIQFEPVSRADAKLMVENQMRSLRRIGSDTDQKNLQHIYKRTFSQ
- a CDS encoding group I truncated hemoglobin, producing the protein MTTLFEKLGGAEAVDLAVDRFYERVLQDDRIKHFFADTDMAKQRSHQKAFLTYAFGGTDKYDGRYMREAHKELVEKQGLNSSHFDAVAEDLMITLKEMGVSDELLAEVAAVAAAPQHKKDVLNG
- a CDS encoding YwiC-like family protein — its product is MTISPTNSNSADAVSLSEPTHNSHSHWYRLTFSPEHGVYIVLFGSFLTGAALAQQWTLNTTLALICTFAGFQAEHPLVLQIRQRRSWKPRFLVWGGIYGGISLGIAIYLYLQTPVLLWLYLGAIATLVIDAIAVFYRQQKAIANEILTFAAVCLAAPFANAVASDTITISVLGLWLLNTLFFSSAIFTVKLRKPKTASLMPSLIYHAIASFVIAGLWYYDWLNAFSALAFGVALLKFGLILGLREWYQTTRIQNVAIVETISAIIFVVIVSISLLPAHL
- a CDS encoding nuclease-related domain-containing protein; translated protein: MIIKELDHIEATDKFGQAGYHAESQLAFYLKREFKDDPQILVFNNLRLEKDDDACQIDHLLLHRYGMVIIESKSVTTRVEVNELGEWKRWFNNSWQGMPSPILQAQRQGKFLKDYLEDHVGDLLNKTIIGRQSHFTKMPINVLVAISDSGIINRPKNDKLDIVCKADQVATRVQAIVTEYRKKDSLFNLSLEIPYDLAKDEVLRISQFLLTQHKPAKAKVISMKGDSTPIVSNVPPTGVGSDPNLKSITKVKPDLSQKKIISTTSELPQKADINHKPVVKPVVKINPSSQNICSHCQSSNLSILYVHSYFFKCNDCDKNTAIKNICSSCGDREKIRKSGLQFFTECGKCSTSRLFHTNSST
- the ispE gene encoding 4-(cytidine 5'-diphospho)-2-C-methyl-D-erythritol kinase, producing MTSRISLKAAAKINLYLEITGNRPDGYHDLVMILQSIDLCDRVDIRKIGIDDIQVTCTNPEVPCDRSNLAYKAAALMQSNFPEIGGVEIAIDKQIPMGAGLAGGSANAAAVLVGIDRLWNLGLTQSQICELAAQLGSDIPFCVVGGTALATGRGEILSPLPDLKDLVLVICKPRHISISTVWAYQTFRSQGLLANNPAKHEALSSHMVAAIAAAEESTPTKIGRLLYNDLERAVLPEYPELVDLKNKLLEQECLGAMMSGSGSTMFAIAADLDRAHQIAEAVRTDDIDVWVVKSLVRSIFDA
- a CDS encoding potassium channel family protein — translated: MRSLALLIKNCLLDVGIKVNVTVRRKRKELHVLLESTYFGDRQLLVEEITKCFTDIDDSLEAARIYTFLFGQPLPQWVEKIDFSHPHRNPQDHLDKEKQSDPNVDINSKETIVCDRFIVCGLGSLGQHIVFNLKKFAYKEYEVKVCGIDKVQPEITEFDHFAELLDDSITLGDCRRTEVLIKAGIDNCRAIVLVTSNENVNIEAAIAARRLNPNVHIVVRSSRQNLNQLLKDQLGNFVALDPVDLPAAAFAVAGLSEGTLGLFQIGDLKLRIVECTVTADDYRFVRNPAYLLHKKHLRLLSIADLNNDRLFFQWHPEQFVQVGDRVTFIEYVDQDFITNHRYVELAYYSQPPQASNWQRLDQLLQKYTGSTFWKFQWKQMIAWFQAVRSRRLILWGIITVIVLLGLSSVILFFNVPNISWQKAISTSMILLLGGYGDVFGGLGEDQVPLWVMLFCLMITLISLLFVLGVLGLIADRILSSKFEFFKRSLPLPTHDHIVLIGFGRLGQRIADLLFKLQLPFVIVSENPNDCDLADKVPWFTGNIIEELSKTNLARAKSILSVTDDQMLNLEAALLARDAAKKINRDMNLAIRTYDRYFSENLAELLPNSQSFCAYALSAEAFAGAAFGENMLSLFRLNQRTVLVAEYIISEQDTLIGKNLSQIAYGYTVVPIYLKTCEPKANGHSEFFMPSDDEVMKIGDRLTILASISGLRRIELGNLYAPKRWQLRAKPPLNSSVLLDAGNQLKNISGCDLELARRFMQSLPAAIELPMYDTQAYRLGQALMRLLPIKIYPL
- a CDS encoding CopD family protein; this translates as MLFKILVVLHILGATVWTGGHLVLAATVLPQALKHQDPDRIHQFEEHFEGFGLTALLLQVTTGLWLTWTYFPNFQNFFAFDSYLSTYIGIKLLLLLGTIALAIHARFFIIPNLTKETLNSLAYHIIGVTTLAVLFVILGAGIRVGGF
- a CDS encoding response regulator, coding for MTIESQKNIVLIDDDEHICEVVQFCVEIFSKWKVITARTGQEGLAVISSVRPDAILLDIQMPEMDGFAVLEELKADPQLVNIPVVLLTALVELTEPQNIAQLRVKGAISKPCHTTQISSQIAQILGW
- a CDS encoding Crp/Fnr family transcriptional regulator, which codes for MVHKSELSNWLQTTLIFQGLSLEQLEPLVQISQLQKFQKGEMIFIQDSEATGFFVVQEGRVKVFKMASNGKEQIMHLLGVRDYFAEVPALDGKCFPASAIALEYTELIFFPRLAFLALLHQYPAITINMLMSLATHSRKLAHMVEELSCKDVPQRLASYLLDLSDRHHQSNIITLDVTKTQLAARLGTIPATLSRALYRLNSEGLIAINGSQIELLDRDRLQETSD